Proteins from a single region of Thunnus maccoyii chromosome 23, fThuMac1.1, whole genome shotgun sequence:
- the si:ch73-252i11.1 gene encoding protein mono-ADP-ribosyltransferase PARP12, whose translation MMETEILKFICANHGAVNTDDLIYNLCFGDSTNVSAIICNQDKFALCHPNGQPKVVAWTRLRLCRARDCHGSCSGLHLCKNFLLNGSCRFTQLRRGCSFPHVLDSAQNLKTLREHELESLSRTELCTLLLQSDHTLLPSICHDYNNGDGVYGRCQEGDDCKRLHICERYLKGDCYCSRTHDFSAPQPLKILQDKGLPDHLFRSLKTIYANKQVLWHHSKRGNRGNRQKQQNSSCSDNSAAANATDAGSDDGVLEWGCDGINPMAARGRGGNRGNRGNRGNRGNRGYRGNRGNRGSRGNRGNHQQQQRTCSTSDILSAISSLSVNSDWDPNDDNNEQQQNSSTSDVSAAANDSDASSDNGLNRKQTRNPNKTNNAFRGRGGSQGNRGNRGNYQQLQRTRSTNDIPAAVDAADDGPNRRQRPRPVREKTEICMYFIKGYCKHEDRCFKAHDKMPYRWQIKEGDHWNALPDNETIEKDYCDPKNTYSSSSPPVHFDTMTRGATEVRRLSTINSVKEPTFIHTTEWVWYWEDEFGKWNLYASATGGHNPADMDSAKLEEKYLENDKDVVEFTAGSQTYSLSFQDMIQTNKRYGTKRLVKRRPRFVSAADVRTAKERRPPGQQGFTTIPDHWDKTQIPQKGYTRVSLQRSSEEFKEIEALFCKTMKGFDIVKLERIQNRALWEVFQWQKNQMKNNSGHSVAEKKLFHGTDSKHVDAICLTNFDWRICGTHGTAFGKGSYFARDARYSHSYTGDSDVKSMFISRVLVGDYTRGTSDYRRPPSKDGGDINFFDSCVDDCINPSIFVVFEKHQIYPEYLLQYKTTHPLVDSYGATPAPKPRPVPAPRPAPQPSTPVYRPNVSVYQTSTSAYQPSTSTYQTRTSSYQPSISSTQTHTSSYQPSASSTQTHTSSYQPSASSTITRTSSYQPSTSSTQTRTSSYQPRTVYQPMQSSPPSSPPPAQKKQSDSCVIA comes from the exons ATGATGGAGACCGAAATACTGAAATTCATCTGCGCCAATCATGGGGCAGTAAACACTGATGATTTGATCTACAATCTCTGCTTTGGCGATTCCACGAATGTGTCGGCGATCATTTGTAACCAAGATAAATTTGCTTTGTGCCATCCAAACGGACAGCCGAAGGTAGTGGCGTGGACCAGACTGAGGCTGTGCAGAGCCAGAGATTGTCATGGATCCTGCAGTGGTTTACACCTGTGTAAAAACTTCCTCCTCAACGGATCCTGCCGGTTCACTCAGTTGAG gagaGGATGCAGTTTCCCTCATGTGCTGGACTCTGCCCAGAATTTGAAGACACTGAGAGAGCATGAGCTGGAGAGTCTGAGCAGGACGGAGCTGtgcacactgctgctgcagagcgACCACACACTCCTGCCTTCT ATATGTCACGATTACAACAACGGTGATGGGGTGTATGGTCGGTGTCAGGAAGGTGACGATTGCAAGAGACTGCACATCTGTGAGAGGTACCTGAAAGGCGACTGCTACTGCTCCAGGACTCATGATTTCAGTGCTCCACAGCCATTAAAAATCCTGCAGGATAAAGGCTTGCCTGACCACCTCTTTCGCTCCTTGAAGACTATTTATGCAAATAAACAGGTTTTGTGGCACCATAGCAAGAGGGGCAACAGAGGTAATCGTCAAAAGCAACAAAACTCTTCCTGCAGTGACAATTCAGCTGCTGCCAATGCCACTGATGCGGGCAGCGATGATGGAGTGCTGGAGTGGGGATGTGATGGGATAAATCCAATGGCCGCCAGAGGGAGAGGTGGTAACCGGGGCAACAGAGGCAACAGGGGCAACAGAGGCAACCGAGGCTACAGAGGCAATAGAGGTAAcaggggaagtagaggtaacagGGGCAACCATCAACAGCAGCAACGAACCTGCTCCACTAGTGACATCCTGTCTGCAATCAGTTCCTTGAGTGTGAACAGCGATTGGGATCCAAACGATGACAACAatgaacagcagcaaaactCTTCCACCAGTGACGTCTCTGCTGCTGCCAATGACAGTGATGCGAGCAGCGACAATGGtctgaacagaaaacaaacgCGGAATCCGAATAAAACTAATAATGCTTTCAGAGGGAGAGGTGGCAGCCAGGGCAACAGAGGTAACAGAGGTAACTATCAACAGCTGCAACGAACCCGTTCTACTAATGACATTCCTGCTGCTGTCGACGCTGCAGATGATGGGCCAAACAGAAGACAGAGACCAAGGCCTGTCAGAG AAAAAACTGAGATATGTATGTACTTCATCAAAGGATACTGTAAACATGAAG ATCGGTGTTTTAAGGCTCATGACAAGATGCCATACAGGTGGCAAATCAAAGAGGGTGACCACTGGAACGCCTTGCCTGATAACGAGACAATTGAAAAGGACTACTGTGACCCTAAAAACACATACAG TTCCAGCAGCCCACCTGTGCATTTTGACACGATGACCCGTGGGGCGACCGAAGTGCGACGACTCTCTACCATTAACTCTGTAAAGGAGCCAACCTTTATCCACACCACAGAGTGGGTTTGGTACTGGGAGGATGAGTTCGGAAAGTGGAACCTGTATGCTTCAGCT ACTGGTGGACACAACCCAGCAGACATGGACAGCGCTAAACTGGAGGAGAAATATCTGGAAAATGACAAAGATGTGGTGGAGTTCACCGCTGGTTCACAGACATATTCACTCAGTTTCCAAG acatgatacaaacaaacaagcgGTATGGCACTAAGAGGCTTGTGAAAAGACGGCCTCGATTTGTCTCCGCAGCTGACGTCCGAACAGCGAAAGAGAG AAGGCCTCCTGGTCAACAAGGTTTCACCACTATACCAGACCACTGGGACAAGACACAGATTCCTCAAAAAGGATACACG CGTGTCTCCCTCCAGCGCTCCTCAGAGGAATTCAAGGAGATCGAAGCCCTTTTCTGTAAAACCATGAAAGGCTTTGACATCGTCAAACTCGAGAGGATTCAGAACAGAGCTCTTTGGGAAGTCTTTCAGTG GCAGAAGAATCAAATGAAGAACAACAGTGGGCACAGTGTGgcagaaaaaaagctttttcatgGCACTGACTCCAAACATGTAGATGCCATCTGCCTCACCAACTTTGACTGGAGAATCTGTGGAACTCATGGAACTGCTTTTGGCAAAG GTAGCTACTTTGCCCGAGATGCCAGATACTCCCACAGCTACACTGGTGACTCTGATGTCAAGTCCATGTTCATCTCACGGGTGCTGGTGGGGGACTACACGAGAGGGACCTCTGACTACCGCCGACCTCCTTCTAAGGACGGCGGGGACATAAACTTCTTTGACAGCTGTGTGGACGACTGCATAAACCCTtccatctttgttgtgtttgagaagCACCAGATCTACCCTGAGTACCTGCTGCAATACAAGACCACGCACCCGCTTGTTGACTCATATGGTGCAACACCGGCACCAAAACCAAGACCGGTACCGGCACCAAGACCAGCTCCTCAACCCAGCACACCAGTTTATCGACCCAATGTATCAGTTTATCAAACCAGCACATCAGCTTATCAACCCAGCACATCCACATACCAAACTCGCACATCGTCTTACCAACCCAGCATATCCTCTACCCAAACCCACACATCATCTTATCAACCCAGCGCATCCTCCACCCAAACCCACACATCTTCTTACCAACCCAGCGCATCCTCTACCATAACTCGCACATCGTCTTACCAACCCAGCACATCCTCTACCCAAACTCGCACATCATCATACCAACCCAGAACAGTTTACCAACCCATGCAATCTTCTCCACCTTCCTCACCACCCCCAGCCCAAAAGAAACAGTCTGATTCTTGTGTCATTGCTTGA